The genomic region CCCCAGCAGATTGTGATCAGAGACATAATTGACAGTGAAGCAATGGCAATGGTTGTAAAGGAAAGAGAACTAATCCATGCTTTCAATTATCTCAATAGAAAGCCCTCGCTTGTAGTAACCGATGCTTCAGTTTACAATAAAGTTGCCGCTGATACTCCCTCTGATGTGAGACTTACTTCTTTTTCTATTCTCTTTGCCAGATACAAAGGAGACCTTCAAACTCTTGTTGAGGGAGTTACAGCTGTAAAAAATCTCAAGCCAGGGGATAAGATTTTAATCTCTGAAGCATGTACCCATCATCCTGTTGAAGATGACATTGGAAGAGTTAAAATTCCAAGATGGCTCAGAGCTCAGGTTGGTGGAGAGCTTGAGATAGATGTAAAGGCAGGAGGCGGACCGCTTCCAGAACCTCTCAATGAATACAAGTTGATTGTTCACTGTGGTGCCTGTATGCTTAATCGTAAAGAGATGCTAAGCAGAATCATGCAGGCAAAAAAAGCAGGAGTTCCGATTGTCAACTATGGCGTAATAATGGCTCATATTCATGGAGTTCTTCACAGAGCACTTTCTCCGTTTCCCCATCTTCAGGCAATTATTGATGAGACAAGAAAAGATATGAAAGAGGAGATAGAGATACTAAGCAGATTAAAAAAAAGGATTTATGATTGACAAAACTCAGATTCTACAGCTTCTTACAGATGTTTCATTTGAAACACTGGCTAAAGTTGCTGATAATGTAAGAAGAAAAACTCATGGAGATGTGGTTCATCTCAGGGCAATAATTGAATTTTCAAACTACTGCAAGTGTAACTGCCTTTTCTGCGGAATAAGAAGGGATAACCGAAAACTTACACGCTATCGCATGACTGAAAAAGAGATAGTTGAACTTGCTTGTGATGCAGTAAATGCGGGCTTTAAAACAGTAGTTTTACAGTCAGGTGAAGACCCTTTCTGGAGTGTTAAAAAACTCAGCAAGGTAGTAAGGGAGATTAAAAAGTTTGACGTGGCTGTAACTCTTTCAGTTGGAGAGTTAAGTTACAAAGACTACGCAATGCTTAGAGAAGCTGGTGCTGATAGATACTTGCTTAAGTTTGAAACATCAGATAAAAAGCTTTTTAAGGCATTAAAGCCTGATACGACTTTTGAAAAGAGAGTTCAATGTCTTAAATGGCTCAAAGAGCTTGGATATGAAACAGGCTCAGGAGTAATTGTAGGATTGCCGGGACAGACTCTTGAATCCCTTGCAGAGGATATCATTCTTATGAAAGAGCTTGAACTTGATATGCTTGGAGTAGGACCATTTATTCCCCATCCTGAAACTCCGCTTAAAGATGCACCGATTGGAAATCCTCTTATAACTCTGAAAACGCTTGCAATTATGAGAATACTGCTTCCCAAGGCAAACATTCCTGCAACAACAGCCCTGAGAACAATCTCTCCTGAACTGGGAATAAAAGCCCTGCAGGCAGGTGCAAATGTTGTCATGCCTGACATAACGCCTGAAAAATACAGAACCTTTTATGAGATTTACCCCGGAAAAGGACAATCAAAAGGTTCATACGAGTTCTGGAAGAACTTTTTAAATAGCATCGGAATGACAGGATGTTGAAGGTGTGATGCTTTCTCCTCCATACTTTAATTAAGGTTAACTTTTATGAAATTTAAGGTGTAAAAAGAGTATTGCCTTAATGACCTGATAAATGTTAAATTTTTAGTAAATACATTAAGAATTTAAGGGGGTGTTTACTATGCATACATTGAAAACAATGGTTTTAATGGTTTTTCTTGCAGTATTTTTTGTTTTTATTGGCTCTATCATTGGTGGTAAGCAGGGAGCTACTTTTGCTTTAATTTTAGCTCTTGGCATGAACTTCTTTGCTTACTTTTTCAGTCATAAAATCGTTCTTGCCATGTATGGAGCAAAAGAAGTTACAGAAGCTGAAGCTCCAGAGCTTTACAGTATCGTAAGAAGGCTTTCACAAAGAGCAGGACTTCCAATGCCAAGGGTTTATATCATTGATTCTGAACAGCCAAATGCTTTTGCAACAGGTAGGTCTCCTAAACACGGAGTCGTTGCCGTGACAACCGGAATTATGAGAATACTATCCCGTGAGGAGCTTGAAGGAGTCATAGGTCATGAGCTTGCTCACATAAAACACAGAGACATTCTTATAAGCACCATTGCAGCAACCATCGCAGGCGCAATATCCTATCTTGCCCAGATGGCTCAATGGGCAATGATTTTTGGAGGTGGAAGACACGATGATGATGAAGGTGGTCATCCAGTAGTTGCTCTTCTTATGATGATCATTGCTCCAATTGTAGCGATGATCATTCAGCTTGCAATTAGCAGAGCTCGTGAGTATGCGGCAGATGAAGGTGGTGCAAAAATCGCAGGCAATCCTCTTTATCTTGCCAATGCCTTGAGAAAGCTACATTATGCAAGCCAGGCAATACCAATGGATGCAAATCCCGGAACAGCCCATATGTTCATTGTAAATCCTCTTTCCGGTCGTAGCCTGATGAAACTTTTCAGCACACATCCACCAATTGAGGAAAGAATTGCTCGTCTTGAAGCAATGGCAAGAGGTTACTAATGGCAAATGTATTGATTTTAATGGGAAGTGACAGTGACTTTGATGTAATGAAAAAGGCAGCTAAGGTTCTGTCTGAGATGGATGTATCTTTTGAGATTGATGTGTGTTCAGCTCACAGAACACCTGATAGAGCAAAAAAATATGCAGAAGAGGCTGAACAAAGAGGCATAGAAGTAATAATTGCTGCTGCAGGAATGGCTGCTCATCTTGCAGGATTTATAGCAGCACATACAACCCTTCCTGTGATAGGAGTTCCTGTTGCATCTGGTGCATTAAATGGTTTTGATGCCTTGCTTTCAACTGTTCAGATGCCTCCTGGAGTTCCTGTAGCAACAGTTGGAATAAATGGAGCTGAAAACGCAGCTTACCTTGCCTGTGAGATTCTCTCCTTAAAATATCCTGAAATAAGAGATAGGCTCAAACATAAAAGAAAAGAGATGTACAATACGGTTATAGAGAAATCAGAGAAGATAAAAAAGAAGTAAAAAATATTTAACTCAATTAACATTCCTGCCTGATAACCCCTGATTAAATATTCTTTCTAATTAATTTGAATAGATAAAAGATATTTGTATTTGTAAAATTTAATAAAAAACTCTTGACAAAAGTTTATTTATTTTATAAAATTAGAGCTATAAAATATTATTTATAAAATCTAAAGGAGGTCAGCATGAGTGTTTTATTAATTGGTGGTATGGACAGGCTTAAGAGTCATTATTTGAAAGAAGCAAGCCAGAGAGGAATTAATCTCAAGTTGTTCACAAAGCCATGCAAAGAAGTAACAAGGAAGATTGGTAAGGTTGATGCTATTGTGGTATTCACAAACAAGGTTTCCCACTCTATCAGGGACGATGTTATTAATTTTGCTCGTGCAAAGGGAATTCCTTTCTTTATGTGTCACAGTTGCGGTTTATGCACATTGAGAAAATATTTTGATGACTTAAAAAAACTAAATCAAAAAGGAGGTTTAGCATGAGAGGTTTAAAAATCATTTTATTGAGTTTCCTTGTTTTTCCTTTTTCCGTGTTTGCTGCGGATGTAACAGACTGGCTTTCAGTATCTGGCTCAGCTACTACAGTCTATCAATGGCTGCACATGACAAAGGGATATGTAGATTCTGACACGAATGATAAGACAAAAGACCGTGGCTCAGCAGTGATTGACTTTAATGTATCCCTTAAGCCTACTGAAAATGACGAATTCTTCTTAAGGGCAAGCTTTGCAAAAGGAAGTGGATTTCATTCAGAAAGCGCAAACTATCCCTTTGTTCTTAATCCAAATGCAGATGATCTATTTGTAGACTTGAGAAACATCAATGGACATGCAAGGGATCATCTTCAGGAGTTATGGTATTCTCACAGGTTTCCAATTGAAAAAGAAGTATCCATCAAGCTTACAGCAGGAATAATTGACTCAACAGCTTTTATTGATGACAATGCCTATGCAGCTGACGAATTACAGCAGTTCATGAATGAAGCTCTGGTCCACAACCCCCTTGCAAATCTTCCAAGCTATGATGCTGGAGTCGCAGCAGAGTTTGAAGCTGGTAAATTTCATCTGAGAGTAGTTGGAATGCGTTCAAAAAATGAAAACGAGACAATGGATGTGAAAAGATACAACTGGATAGGAGCACAGATTGGTTACAAGCTTGAGACAGGACTTGGTGAGGGAAACTACAGGATTTATGGCTACACAACGAATAAAAGATTTGAAAACTGGGATGCTGATGCATACAAGGCATTAAAAGGAATAGGAGTATCATTTGACCAGCAACTGCTGAAAGACACTCTTGGAGCATTCTTCCGTGCAGGATGGCAGGATGACTCAGCCAGGCTGGATTACAACAGAATGGTTTCACTGGGATTGAATCTCAATGGAAGCGTATGGGGTAGGAAGGACGATGAAGTAGGAGTTGGCTATGCCTATCTGAAAACTCCATCAAAGAATGAGAAGCTCAAGCACAGTCAGGTATTTGAGTCTTATGTGAAGTTTAAACTGTTTTCATACAAATTTCTTAGCTCAGATATAACCCTTGATTACCAGTATATTCGTGACACTGCCCGTGAGTCTGACAACACAAAGGCAGGTCATGTTTATGGTGTTAGATGGAATTTAAATTTTTAAAGGAGGCTTAGAATGATACCGCTTGCATTGGTGGATAATGGAGAAAAAGTGGAAGTTGTTGATTTTGCAAGAAAAGGCAGATCTATTTACTGCAGATTAAGAGATATAGGGATTTTTGTTGGTAAAGTCATTGAAGTATTGAGCAATCAAGGGCAAGGTCCCATTCTTTTAAAAATTGATGATTCAAGAATTGCCATCGGTAGAGGAATGGCAATGAAAATTCTGGTAAGGAGGATTCAATGAAACTAAGTGAGGTTAAAGTTGGGCAGAAGGTAAAGGTTTTATCAATAAAAACAAAGGGAATAATTAAAAGAAGACTTATGGATATGGGAGTTCTGGATGGAGAGCCGATAATTATTGAAAAAGTTGCTCCTCTTGGCGATCCAATTGATATAGTTGTCAAAAACTATCATCTTTCATTGAGAAAACATGAAGCAGAAAAAATAGAAGTGGAGGTAATACAATGAAAACAATTAAAGTTGCTGTTGCAGGAAATCCAAACTCAGGAAAATCAACCCTTATAAACGCAATAGCAGGAACACATCTTTACGTAGGTAACTGGCCTGGAGTAACAGTAGAAAAAAAGACAGCAACATTTAAGATTGATGATCTTGAAGTAAATCTCGTTGACCTTCCCGGAACATACAGTCTTAGCCCTTATACTCAAGAAGAGGTTATTGCAAGGGATTTTCTTGTAAAAGAAAGGCCAGATGTCATAGTTGATGTTGTTGACTCCACAAACCTTGAAAGAAACCTTTATTTTACAGTTCAGCTTCTTGAGCTGGGAATTCCTGTGGTGGTTGCCCTGAATATCTATGATGAAGCAAAGAAAAAGGGTTATGAGATAAACACAAATGCAATGGAGCAGTTACTTGGCATAAAAGTAGTTCCAACTGTTGCAACAAAAAAAGAGGGAGTAAATGAATTGCTTCAGGCTTTAAAGGAAATTGCTGCAGCTCCAGATAAATTCAAGCCTGCAAAACTTAATTACGGAGAAGAGGTGGAAAACTCATTGAAGATAATTGAAGAGGCAATACAGTCCCGTAAAGAATTAACTGATACTTATCCGATAAGATGGCTTTCATTAAAGCTTCTTGAGGGAGATGAAAGAATTTTTAAGGAGATAGGGTTTAGAGCAGATGAGGAATTCCTTCAGAGAGCAAAATCACATTTCCTTGAATTCCACGAGCAGGACATTGAATCAATGCTTACTGAAATAAGATATGGAATAGCTCATGGTGTTACAGAAAAAGTTTTAAAAAAAAAGAATGGCAGAAGAGTAGACATTACAGAAAGGATAGACAAAGTAGTTTTAAACAGATACATTGGTATACCGATATTTTTAGCTGTTATGTGGTTTGTCTTTAAGTTTGCCTTTGATTTTTCTTCTCCTTTCTGTGACTGGATAGATGGATTAATTTCAGGACCAATTACACACTGGGCAAAACTTGGGCTTAATGCTTTAAACTCTCCAGAATGGCTTGTTTCCCTGGTTACTGAAGGAGTTATTGCAGGAGTTGGAGCAGTGCTTGTTTTTGTTCCTCTTATTGGAATTGTAATGTTTCTTATGACTTTGCTTGAAGGAAGTGGATATATGGCAAGAGCTGCTTTTGTTATGGATAAACTTATGCATTCCATAGGACTTCATGGAAAATCTTTCATTCCTTTGATTCTCGGATTTGGATGCAATGTTCCATCAATTTATGCAACAAGAGTTCTTGAAACACAAAGAGACAGAAAGCTCACTGCAATGATATGTCCACCTTTTTCATGCAGTGCAAGGCTTCCAGTGTATGTGCTCTTTATAGGTGCTTTTTTCACCGCCAATGGAGCTACTGTGCTATGGTCTTTGTATATATTAGGAGTAGTTATAGCAATTGTAACTGGCTTTTTACTTAAAAATACAATCCTTAAAGGTCCAATTCCGCCATTTATTATGGAACTTCCTCCTTACAGAATTCCAACATTGAGAGATCTAAAAATTCACACATGGCAGAAACTAAGACATTTTCTGATTAAAGCAGGAACATTTATTTTTGCTTCTTCTATTGTATTCTGGTTTTTATTAAATACACCATATGGAGTGGAGAAAGAAAAGTCATATCTTGGTAAAATCGGGAAAGCAGTAAGCCCTGTTTTTGAACCTCTTGGATTTGGTAACTGGCAGGCTACTTCAGCTTTAATAACAGGTGTAATAGCAAAAGAAGTAGTTGTTAGCACAATGGCACAGATTTATGCTCCAGAGTCTGAAGAAAAAAAAGAAGAGCCTACTTTCAGTGAAGAAATAAGAGATATTTTTATTGGATTTATCTCTGCTGTGGAAGATGCTTTTTATAATGTTTTTTCAAGTTTTGGCATAAAAAGCTGGGAAACAGAAGAACAACCAGGAAAGCTTCAAGAAAAGCTTCAAACAGTATTCAGTCCATTGAGTGCTTACGCATTCTTAGTTTTTGTTCTGCTTTATCTACCATGCCTTACCTTTGCCTTTACATTAAGAGCTGAGTTTGGTTGGAAAACCTTAGGACAGACACTGGTTATTTACTTAATTTTGCCATGGATAACTGCCTTTATAGTTTATCAAGGCGGAAAATTATTGGGATTTTAAGAAAGCAACTATGGGCTTAACTGACATTTTAACTGCTACAGTAATTCTCCTTGGAGTGGTATAATACCGCTCCAAGGAGAAGACTGTTCTGTCTGTATAGGCAACTACAATATGGATAAGATAATCAAAAATTGGAAATAAAGATCAGGCAAATTGATAGCTAAAGTAAATTAGTCATTCCAGCATAAAAAAACATTAAAATAACAATGCGTTACAGTCATCTGTCTGTAGAACACAAAAAGCAAGCAATTAAACAGATAGAAAACCTTATTTTTCAAACCAACAAAAACTCTATGGTTACGATTTCAGTGACAGTTGACAAAAAAGGGTTGACAGAGAACTCAAAAAGTTGTTATATTTCAAAAGTTTTGGGCGATTAGCTCAGGGGGAGAGCGCTTCCTTCACACGGAAGAGGTC from Thermodesulfovibrio sp. 3907-1M harbors:
- the hydF gene encoding [FeFe] hydrogenase H-cluster maturation GTPase HydF, with the protein product MTTPRSQRLHIAIFGRRNAGKSSLINALTGQSLAIVSDVPGTTTDPVSKAMEILPLGPVVLIDTAGIDDVGELGQLRKKKSYEVLEKTDLVLLVIDPEKGFGEYEKDVVKRAQETKTSVLYVINKIDLYPEAKKSDYPEPKVFVSALTGDGIDELKQALINHAPKDWTLPTVVGDLINPGDVVICVIPVDKAAPKGRLILPQQIVIRDIIDSEAMAMVVKERELIHAFNYLNRKPSLVVTDASVYNKVAADTPSDVRLTSFSILFARYKGDLQTLVEGVTAVKNLKPGDKILISEACTHHPVEDDIGRVKIPRWLRAQVGGELEIDVKAGGGPLPEPLNEYKLIVHCGACMLNRKEMLSRIMQAKKAGVPIVNYGVIMAHIHGVLHRALSPFPHLQAIIDETRKDMKEEIEILSRLKKRIYD
- the hydE gene encoding [FeFe] hydrogenase H-cluster radical SAM maturase HydE, with protein sequence MIDKTQILQLLTDVSFETLAKVADNVRRKTHGDVVHLRAIIEFSNYCKCNCLFCGIRRDNRKLTRYRMTEKEIVELACDAVNAGFKTVVLQSGEDPFWSVKKLSKVVREIKKFDVAVTLSVGELSYKDYAMLREAGADRYLLKFETSDKKLFKALKPDTTFEKRVQCLKWLKELGYETGSGVIVGLPGQTLESLAEDIILMKELELDMLGVGPFIPHPETPLKDAPIGNPLITLKTLAIMRILLPKANIPATTALRTISPELGIKALQAGANVVMPDITPEKYRTFYEIYPGKGQSKGSYEFWKNFLNSIGMTGC
- the htpX gene encoding zinc metalloprotease HtpX, with amino-acid sequence MHTLKTMVLMVFLAVFFVFIGSIIGGKQGATFALILALGMNFFAYFFSHKIVLAMYGAKEVTEAEAPELYSIVRRLSQRAGLPMPRVYIIDSEQPNAFATGRSPKHGVVAVTTGIMRILSREELEGVIGHELAHIKHRDILISTIAATIAGAISYLAQMAQWAMIFGGGRHDDDEGGHPVVALLMMIIAPIVAMIIQLAISRAREYAADEGGAKIAGNPLYLANALRKLHYASQAIPMDANPGTAHMFIVNPLSGRSLMKLFSTHPPIEERIARLEAMARGY
- the purE gene encoding 5-(carboxyamino)imidazole ribonucleotide mutase, with translation MANVLILMGSDSDFDVMKKAAKVLSEMDVSFEIDVCSAHRTPDRAKKYAEEAEQRGIEVIIAAAGMAAHLAGFIAAHTTLPVIGVPVASGALNGFDALLSTVQMPPGVPVATVGINGAENAAYLACEILSLKYPEIRDRLKHKRKEMYNTVIEKSEKIKKK
- a CDS encoding DUF2325 domain-containing protein, translated to MSVLLIGGMDRLKSHYLKEASQRGINLKLFTKPCKEVTRKIGKVDAIVVFTNKVSHSIRDDVINFARAKGIPFFMCHSCGLCTLRKYFDDLKKLNQKGGLA
- a CDS encoding carbohydrate porin — translated: MRGLKIILLSFLVFPFSVFAADVTDWLSVSGSATTVYQWLHMTKGYVDSDTNDKTKDRGSAVIDFNVSLKPTENDEFFLRASFAKGSGFHSESANYPFVLNPNADDLFVDLRNINGHARDHLQELWYSHRFPIEKEVSIKLTAGIIDSTAFIDDNAYAADELQQFMNEALVHNPLANLPSYDAGVAAEFEAGKFHLRVVGMRSKNENETMDVKRYNWIGAQIGYKLETGLGEGNYRIYGYTTNKRFENWDADAYKALKGIGVSFDQQLLKDTLGAFFRAGWQDDSARLDYNRMVSLGLNLNGSVWGRKDDEVGVGYAYLKTPSKNEKLKHSQVFESYVKFKLFSYKFLSSDITLDYQYIRDTARESDNTKAGHVYGVRWNLNF
- a CDS encoding FeoA family protein yields the protein MIPLALVDNGEKVEVVDFARKGRSIYCRLRDIGIFVGKVIEVLSNQGQGPILLKIDDSRIAIGRGMAMKILVRRIQ
- a CDS encoding ferrous iron transport protein A, producing MKLSEVKVGQKVKVLSIKTKGIIKRRLMDMGVLDGEPIIIEKVAPLGDPIDIVVKNYHLSLRKHEAEKIEVEVIQ
- the feoB gene encoding ferrous iron transport protein B, which produces MKTIKVAVAGNPNSGKSTLINAIAGTHLYVGNWPGVTVEKKTATFKIDDLEVNLVDLPGTYSLSPYTQEEVIARDFLVKERPDVIVDVVDSTNLERNLYFTVQLLELGIPVVVALNIYDEAKKKGYEINTNAMEQLLGIKVVPTVATKKEGVNELLQALKEIAAAPDKFKPAKLNYGEEVENSLKIIEEAIQSRKELTDTYPIRWLSLKLLEGDERIFKEIGFRADEEFLQRAKSHFLEFHEQDIESMLTEIRYGIAHGVTEKVLKKKNGRRVDITERIDKVVLNRYIGIPIFLAVMWFVFKFAFDFSSPFCDWIDGLISGPITHWAKLGLNALNSPEWLVSLVTEGVIAGVGAVLVFVPLIGIVMFLMTLLEGSGYMARAAFVMDKLMHSIGLHGKSFIPLILGFGCNVPSIYATRVLETQRDRKLTAMICPPFSCSARLPVYVLFIGAFFTANGATVLWSLYILGVVIAIVTGFLLKNTILKGPIPPFIMELPPYRIPTLRDLKIHTWQKLRHFLIKAGTFIFASSIVFWFLLNTPYGVEKEKSYLGKIGKAVSPVFEPLGFGNWQATSALITGVIAKEVVVSTMAQIYAPESEEKKEEPTFSEEIRDIFIGFISAVEDAFYNVFSSFGIKSWETEEQPGKLQEKLQTVFSPLSAYAFLVFVLLYLPCLTFAFTLRAEFGWKTLGQTLVIYLILPWITAFIVYQGGKLLGF